The DNA region AGCAGGTGCGAAAGCAGGGCTTAGTGATCCGGCGGTTTTGCGTGGGAGAGCCGTCGCTCAACGGATAAAAGGTACTCCGGGGATAACAGGCTTATCCTCTCCGAGAGTTCACATCGACGAGAGGGTTTGGCACCTCGATGTCGGCTCATCGCATCCTGGGGCTGTAGAAGGTCCCAAGGGTTTGGCTGTTCGCCAATTAAAGCGGTACGTGAGCTGGGTTTAGAACGTCGTGAGACAGTTCGGTCCCTATCTGATGCGGGCGCAGGAGATTTGAGAGGAGCTATCCCTAGTACGAGAGGACCGGGATGGACGGACCTCTGGTGTACCAGTTGTTTTGCCAAAGGCATAGCTGGGTAGCTACGTCCGGACGGGATAAGCGCTGAATGCATATAAGCGCCAAGCCTCCCTCAAGACTTGATCTCCCTCTCCGATTCGTCGGAGACTAAAGGCTCCACGTAGATTACGTGGTTGATAGGTCGCAGGTGTAAGGTCCGTAAGGACTTCAGCTGAGCGATACTAATCAGCCGTGCGACTTGATCCGATAAATTTAAACTTCTAAAAGAAGCTCCCCTGTTCTCTATTTTAAATACTGTTTAAAGGTTTAAGGGTTAAAGAGTTTAAGGGTTAAAAAAACCAAGAACCTTGAACCACGACCTGTAGAATTTGAGAAATTGGTGGAGTTGTGGTGGGACGATGAACTAATCACCATGAACTATCTACCAATTTTCGATAGAAAATTTTTCCGGTGGCTATGGCGAGGGGGAAACACCTGTTCCCATTCCGAACACAGAAGTTAAGCCTCTCCGCGTCGATGGTACTGCCCTGGCAACGGGGTGGGAGAGTAGATCGCTGCCGGGAATAAAATTTGTCCTGTACCATACGGTGCAGGACAATTTTGTTTGTGGTGGATGGTTCATAGTTCATAGTATTTCGTAGCGCGACCCTCTAGGGTCGCTTCATTATAGAAAATTCGTCTACGGTACTTAAAACTTTGTAACAGCTATAAGATAACACATGAATGTTGAAAGATAGGAGCGCCAATGACAATTGGTATTGCTGTGTGCTTAACTGATGGAGCACTTTTAATTGCCGATGGAAAACTAAGTACGTTTTCTCCGAATGTTACTACAATTAGGGACGATGACGACAAGATTCATCGGCTCGCGGAAACGATTGGAGCAATATCGTTTGGGATCGACCCACTTACGAAGGCAGTGCTTTACAGCTTAGAGAAGAGCAAGATCATTAATCCCGACCAATTATTACCTGAACAAATATTGCAGGTAATAGAAAAAAATATGGAGCCACAATGGAACTGCTTTCTTGCACATGTATCCCCGGCCTCGGAGCGCAATCGGCCAGAGATGCGTGCGGGCTTCCTAATAGGCGGGATTGCGAAAAATATAAGCTTCATTGGCGGTATTCTCTTTCGTCCAGATGGACATGACTCCCCTAAGATCGAAACACAGCCGTTCAATTGGATGCTTTTGGGCGGTGTAGAACATGGTTCAAAAGTTATCTTTAAGAAATATATTGAATTTTTTTCTCAAAATCTTCAAGGAAAAGTCAATACTGAAGAACTACTTCCCTTGACTTTCATTCTTGCAGGAATTGAGACGATCAGAGATGTGGAAAAGAAGGATCCCACAATTGGAGGAAGAATTAAGTACGTTCGTATACACAGTGGTCTTCCATATTGTGTGTCTTTCGCCTAACATCCAGGCACTTTCTTCACTATGGTCAATATACAAATGGGTTCGTTTATCCGGCCCATGTGAGACTTTTCTGTGCCTAAATCCCGACCCGGATGAGTTGACATTTTTTTGTTGACTTATTTGATTTATTATATTTGCTTATTTGTAAGAAAAGCGAATAAGATGAATAATGAACCTCTGAATCTTAGTAAGAAAATAGAAATAGCCAAGAATCTGGCAGCAATAGTCCTGGGAAGTGTTGGGTTGCTCCTATTTATCGGATTTTGTGTGTTGAACTCTTACTATTCAAAGTACGGATTTTCTTCCTTCAATCTTCTGCAGAGTAGAGTGATAGCATCGGGATTGATATTCGTAATAGCTGTTATTGTGATCAATATTCGCTATCTAGTTCCAGGAGTTATGCCTCGCCTCAGGGGGTATCACCGTAAGGAAAGGCGGATCGTTGTGAGATTGGGTCTTGAATTGATTTTGTTGTTATTCTTCGCTTTTTTGTATTCTGTTTTGCTCAAATATTTGGGGTTTGGACTTGATGTCAAGCCTAATACATTCTTAAAATTGTTTTATAATATGGTAATTCTTAGCCTTTTAACAGGGTATATGGCTGTATTTTACGACTTCTATCTGAATAATTCTATTGGGTCACTGTATAGAAAGCAGTTTATACTGGTAATCATATTTCTCATGTCTATGGCAAGTATTTATTTTTTTGGTAAGGAATTCTATCCTTCAATACCACAAGCGTTTGGGGGCGGAAAACCACTTGAGGTTCAGATTATTTGGAATACCCAACAAAACGGAGTGGAAGGTTTTTTTACAACACAGGAAAGTGGAACACTCAACGTTGGCTATATAGGAGATAATTCAGAATCATACTTCCTGCTTCTTGATAGTAACACGGGACCATCTTTCATAGAATTGAAGAAAACATTAGTAGGTGCTATATATTATAAGACGTCTCCGACACGTCTGACGAAAATCTTGCAATGAGTTAAAAAAATTCGTGGTGCCCTGCTTTTACGTGCCAAACACGTCTTGGATTGGGCATTTCTTGCAGGGGCAAAATACCGTTCTATTCGTACTTTGTATCCCAGATCCGTCCAGAACTACTAATCAAAATATTTTATTTACTTGCTCGAAAATCGGTGGACAAAAAGAAGGCCGCATTATAACTTTTATGCAGGATGAAATTGAGCTACCAGAAAATGGTCCAGGTAATGTCAACGAATGATTCCGCATACGACGGAAAATTCTATGTAGGTGTGCATTCGACCGGGATTTACTGTCTGCCGTCCTGTAAAGCCAAAAAACCGAAATTGGAGAACGTGGTCTTCTATTCCACGCGTGAGGAAGCCATTGCCGCGGGTCTGCGAGGTTGTAAGCGGTGTAGATCGGAAAAGTATCCGGATGTCCTGCCTGAGTGGCTGCATTCTGTCCTGAAATTCATGAAACAAAACCGGGCTGAAAAACTCAACGAAGCTAAACTTATTCAACTAACCGGTGTGGACATATCGACCATTCGAAGATATTTCAAAACTCATCTCGGAATGACTCCTCTATCTTTCCATAGAAAGATACGCCTGAATCATGCTCGACGGTTAATTCTATCTGGGGATAACTATCTTTCAGCCGGCTACGAGTGCGGTTATGAATCGGCGAGCGGCTTCCGTGAGGCATTTGTAAGAGAATTTGGTCAACCACCAGGGAGGTATTATGCAAAACCAAAAAATTGTCTTTAAGAATCTGAGTAGTCCGCTTGGAGAAATGATAGCTGGAGCTACTGATAAAGGAGTCTGCTTTTTGGAATGGCACGACCGCGGCGGAGTGGAGCGAATTAAACAAAGAGTGGAGAAACGTTACAAAATGCC from Candidatus Zixiibacteriota bacterium includes:
- a CDS encoding helix-turn-helix domain-containing protein, whose protein sequence is MSYQKMVQVMSTNDSAYDGKFYVGVHSTGIYCLPSCKAKKPKLENVVFYSTREEAIAAGLRGCKRCRSEKYPDVLPEWLHSVLKFMKQNRAEKLNEAKLIQLTGVDISTIRRYFKTHLGMTPLSFHRKIRLNHARRLILSGDNYLSAGYECGYESASGFREAFVREFGQPPGRYYAKPKNCL